From one Lycium barbarum isolate Lr01 chromosome 6, ASM1917538v2, whole genome shotgun sequence genomic stretch:
- the LOC132644063 gene encoding scopoletin 8-hydroxylase: MAPSFDEGNALFDFVVQKGNGVKGLVDNGIKMVPERYIQPPKERIDNKIINSNDQLLAIDLSKLHGPEHDQVVGAISLAAETLGFFQVVNHGVTLELLESLKASAHNFFAQPPMKKAVYLKGVSPSPLVKYGTSFVPEKEMALEWKDYVSMMYTNDDEAHAQWPVECKDLALEYLKSSTKMVRKLLEILFGNLGVTLDEAKLESLTGLKMVNMNFYPSCPNPELTVGVGRHSDMGTLTVLLQDGIGGLYVKLEEGVEEGKDEWIEIPPISGALVINVGDTMQILSNGRYKSAEHRVRTTSSASRVSVPYFATPKPSEKIGPLPQLVESDGVAHYKEVLFGDYMQNFFGKAHEGKKSLDFAQNDSA, translated from the exons ATGGCCCCAAGTTTTGATGAAGGTAATGCCTTGTTTGATTTTGTGGTCCAAAAGGGTAACGGAGTAAAGGGTCTTGTAGACAATGGCATTAAGATGGTACCAGAAAGATACATTCAACCACCAAAAGAGAGAATTGACAACAAAATCATTAATTCAAATGATCAACTATTGGCCATTGATTTATCAAAATTACATGGACCTGAGCATGATCAAGTGGTGGGAGCTATTTCATTGGCTGCTGAGACACTTGGTTTTTTTCAAGTGGTTAATCATGGTGTCACTTTGGAATTGTTGGAATCTCTTAAAGCTTCAGCCCATAATTTCTTTGCTCAACCTCCTATGAAAAAAGCTGTTTATCTTAAAGGAGTGAGTCCAAGTCCTTTGGTAAAGTATGGGACTAGCTTTGTCCCTGAAAAGGAAATGGCACTGGAATGGAAAGATTATGTTAGTATGATGTATACTAATGATGATGAGGCACATGCACAATGGCCTGTTGAATGCAA GGATTTGGCTCTTGAATACTTGAAGTCATCAACAAAAATGGTGAGGAAACTATTGGAGATACTATTTGGAAATCTTGGAGTAACACTAGATGAAGCAAAATTGGAATCACTAACGGGGCTAAAAATGGTAAACATGAATTTTTACCCAAGTTGCCCTAATCCAGAGCTAACAGTAGGCGTCGGACGCCATTCGGACATGGGAACCCTAACTGTTTTACTACAAGATGGAATTGGTGGTTTATATGTTAAATTGGAAGAAGGTGTGGAAGAAGGAAAAGATGAGTGGATAGAGATTCCTCCCATTTCTGGTGCTTTAGTTATCAACGTTGGAGATACCATGCAA ATCTTAAGTAATGGGAGATACAAAAGCGCGGAACATAGAGTGCGTACAACAAGTTCAGCATCAAGAGTTTCAGTTCCATATTTTGCTACACCAAAGCCAAGTGAAAAGATAGGTCCATTGCCTCAGCTTGTGGAAAGTGATGGTGTTGCTCATTACAAAGAAGTCTTGTTTGGTGATTACATGCAAAACTTTTTTGGAAAAGCTCATGAAGGAAAGAAATCTCTTGATTTCGCTCAGAATGATTCTGCTTAA